The bacterium genome has a segment encoding these proteins:
- a CDS encoding heparinase II/III family protein gives MSGLGRALAEHGLAGLGETLLVWKLWRPWQKRRWVARCLADEAAHPLDLGDRTWQWAAPGDIPPDWYSPHFPLSREDQERLPAAAWTPVEVEGLRDRCAQIDRGDFSWLMAGAPALGPLPDWHALLDRAGSWPDVPSDQIDYLSEARPADIRRIWELNRHQYFMVLGRAWRLERDPRWAACFARHLGDWIRRNPPGRGPNWTQAQEVGLRAVSWCWAWHLFHDAPAFTPELRGTMLRALSWHLRFLERETCAFGKWTHNHLISELAGLHLVSSLFPQMRQAGRLERWSRRLLLREAGKQVWPDGLAGELATAYMGFVLDTLCGVLACRRESWRGSVLEERVAAMGGAMAWLTRPDGSLPSVGDSDDGRGWILSEEPVRRSAYGQLPALLLGGRVEAWVAAEADVAWRWLFPAAAERCSRQGGPAPAGRVFREGGIWSWRRHAGQDSDWLLLRGGATRRRRWVQQGHHHADLLSFEYVHGGRPLLLDPGSYAYGRETALRLRYRGSRVHNGLWVEDLEPCDFRGLRFGVWDLPLSRWIQAPTAARPEACLEFSRGAVTHRRLLRPLPDGFELVDWIRRPAERCAELGFQLAPGIEARAGTAGWTLPGLGLALEVESREGGPALARIDQGRVSRRYGEEEAALRLCLELPPLPLCRIVTRLRPTSS, from the coding sequence ATGAGCGGCCTGGGTCGGGCGCTGGCCGAGCACGGGCTGGCGGGACTGGGCGAGACCCTGCTCGTCTGGAAGTTGTGGCGCCCCTGGCAGAAGAGACGCTGGGTGGCGCGCTGCCTGGCCGACGAGGCGGCCCATCCCCTTGACCTGGGCGACAGGACCTGGCAGTGGGCCGCGCCCGGCGACATCCCGCCCGACTGGTACTCCCCGCACTTCCCGCTCAGCCGGGAGGACCAGGAGCGCCTGCCCGCCGCAGCGTGGACGCCAGTGGAGGTGGAAGGTCTCCGGGACCGGTGCGCGCAGATCGACCGCGGGGACTTCAGCTGGCTGATGGCGGGCGCGCCCGCCCTGGGGCCCCTACCCGACTGGCATGCCCTGCTCGACCGTGCGGGATCCTGGCCGGACGTGCCTTCCGACCAGATCGACTACTTGAGCGAAGCACGGCCGGCGGACATCCGCCGCATCTGGGAGCTGAACCGGCACCAGTACTTCATGGTCCTGGGCCGCGCCTGGCGCCTGGAGCGGGACCCGCGCTGGGCGGCATGCTTCGCCCGGCATCTGGGGGACTGGATCCGGCGCAATCCGCCGGGCCGCGGGCCGAACTGGACCCAGGCCCAGGAGGTGGGGCTGCGGGCGGTGAGCTGGTGCTGGGCCTGGCACCTCTTCCACGACGCCCCGGCCTTTACGCCGGAATTGAGGGGGACGATGCTGCGGGCCCTCTCCTGGCACCTGCGCTTCCTGGAGCGCGAGACCTGCGCCTTCGGCAAATGGACGCACAACCATCTCATCTCCGAGCTGGCGGGCCTCCACCTGGTCAGCTCGCTCTTTCCACAGATGCGGCAGGCCGGACGACTGGAGCGCTGGAGCCGCCGGCTGCTGCTGCGCGAAGCGGGGAAGCAGGTCTGGCCGGACGGCCTGGCCGGCGAGTTGGCCACCGCCTACATGGGCTTCGTGCTGGACACGCTCTGCGGCGTGCTGGCCTGCCGGCGCGAGAGCTGGCGCGGATCCGTCCTCGAGGAGCGGGTGGCGGCCATGGGCGGGGCCATGGCCTGGCTGACCCGCCCCGACGGCAGCCTGCCCAGCGTGGGGGACTCGGACGACGGGCGCGGCTGGATCCTGTCGGAGGAGCCGGTGCGTCGCAGCGCCTACGGCCAACTGCCCGCCCTGCTGCTGGGAGGGAGAGTCGAGGCGTGGGTGGCCGCGGAGGCGGATGTGGCATGGCGCTGGCTCTTCCCCGCCGCGGCGGAGCGCTGCTCCCGCCAGGGAGGACCGGCGCCGGCGGGACGCGTCTTTCGGGAGGGGGGCATTTGGAGCTGGCGGCGCCACGCGGGGCAGGATTCCGACTGGCTCCTGCTGCGCGGCGGCGCCACCCGGCGCCGGCGCTGGGTGCAGCAGGGCCATCACCACGCCGACCTCCTTTCCTTCGAGTACGTCCATGGCGGCCGTCCGCTCCTGCTCGACCCCGGCAGCTATGCCTACGGCCGTGAGACCGCGCTGCGCCTGCGCTACCGAGGCAGCCGCGTCCACAACGGCTTGTGGGTGGAGGACCTGGAGCCCTGCGACTTCCGCGGCCTGCGCTTCGGTGTGTGGGATCTGCCCCTCAGCCGCTGGATCCAAGCTCCCACCGCCGCGCGGCCGGAGGCCTGCCTGGAGTTCAGTCGGGGAGCGGTGACCCATCGCCGCCTGCTGCGTCCCCTGCCGGACGGCTTCGAACTGGTCGACTGGATCCGCCGCCCGGCGGAGCGGTGCGCCGAGCTGGGCTTCCAGCTGGCGCCCGGGATCGAGGCCCGGGCCGGTACCGC